The following proteins come from a genomic window of Canis lupus familiaris isolate Mischka breed German Shepherd chromosome 31, alternate assembly UU_Cfam_GSD_1.0, whole genome shotgun sequence:
- the LOC119867000 gene encoding uncharacterized protein LOC119867000 isoform X1 has protein sequence MTEDTTRQVTEGRIRTAHGHRQRRPPNQSWSRDEYLCNVRTMLPVALSGDTLGVQSVTRGREGPGGGRHQLDECGRRAAPLLCPRRFVPVGLPAGRGLELGAGAGRWRQRFCFGSCFSGVPPLGPLPASSDSQGARKWAWDRGWTQGPEASLGLPRSGLYRVSGSGPSPRGLRPLPHSRERGSRLHAPRGLPSPRAAPHAPSSPRGRERLSLGQGRGSCRSSCPGGLCPFGVESPAALQRSSALAERRVLSVVGCPRGGRLRSQLLRSPRPVPGFRQDRHPPPPPQAELTEDPLPSFPCSPVWLGGSCHR, from the exons ATGACAGAGGATACTACTCGGCAGGTCACGGAAGGGCGCATCCGCACGGCCCACGGGCACAGGCAGCGCCGGCCTCCTAATCAGAGCT GGAGCCGGGACGAGTACCTGTGCAACGTCCGCACGATGCTCCCGGTGGCGTTATCGGGCGACACCCTGGGAGTCCAGTCGGTGacgaggggcagggaggggccggggggtgggCGCCACCAGCTGGACGAATGTGGCAGGCGG GCTGCGCCTTTGCTTTGTCCCCGTCGCTTTGTCCCCGTCGGGCTGCCCGCCGGCCGCGGCCTtgagctcggggcaggagcggggAGGTGGAGGCAGCGCTTCTGTTTCGGCTCCTGCTTCTCAGGAGTCCCGCCCCTCGGGCCTCTGCCGGCCAGCTCTGACTCACAGGGCGCGAGGAAGTGGGCCTGGGATCGGGGCTGGACCCAGGGTCCAGaagcttctctgggcctcccccGTAGTGGTCTTTACAGGGTCAGCGGAAGTGGCCCCTCCCCTCGTGGATTAAGGCCTTTACCTCACAGCAGGGAGCGTGGGTCACGCCTGCACGCCCCAAGGGGTCTCCCCAGCCCCCGGGCTGCTCCCCACGCGCCCAGCAGCCCCCGCGGGCGTGAGCGGCTCTCCCTGGGCCAGGGTAGGGGCAGCTGCCGCTCGTCCTGCCCTGGGGGCCTCTGTCCCTTCGGGGTGGAGTCCCCGGCGGCCCTGCAGCGCAGCTCTGCGCTCGCGGAGAGGAGGGTCTTGTCGGTTGTCGGCTGTCCCCGTGGTGGGCGCCTGCGGTCCCAGCTTCTCCGGAGTCCCAGGCCTGTCCCAGGCTTCCGGCAG gaccggcaccccccacccccaccccaagctgaGCTGACTGAAGACCcccttcccagcttcccttgcagcccAGTGTGGCTCGGTGGCTCCTGCCACCGCTGA
- the CBS gene encoding cystathionine beta-synthase isoform X2, translating to MPSETPQAEAGSAGCPHLSGASLEKGPPADKEAKERLWIRPDAPSRCSWKLGRPLAESPHHHTALAKSPKILPDILKKIGDTPMVRINKIGKKFGLKCELLAKCEFFNAGGSVKDRISLRMIEDAERAGTLKPGDTIIEPTSGNTGIGLALAAAVKGYRCVIVMPEKMSMEKVDVLRALGAEIVRTPTNARFDSPESHVGVAWRLHNEIPNSHILDQYRNASNPLAHYDTTAEEILQQCDGKLDMLVASAGTGGTITGIARKLKEKCPGCKIIGVDPEGSILAEPEELNQSEQTAYEVEGIGYDFIPTVLDRTVVDKWFKSNDEEAFAFARMLIAQEGLLCGGSAGSAVSVAVKAAQELQEGQRCVVILPDSVRNYMSKFLSDKWMLQKGFLKEEDFTVTKPWWWHLQVQELSLSAPLTVLPTVTCEHAIEILREKGFDQVPVVDESGMILGMVTLGNMLSSLRAGKVQPSDQVQKVLYKQFKQIHLTDPLGKLSHILEMDHFALVVHEQIQCHGSEKSSKRQTVFRVVTAIDLLNFVAAREREQKTKSGSGPEPRPASATVQL from the exons ATGCCTTCCGAGACACCCCAAGCAGAAGCGGGGTCCGCAGGGTGCCCCCACCTTTCAGGGGCATCCCTGGAGAAGGGGCCCCCGGCAGATAAAGAAGCCAAGGAGCGCCTCTGGATCCGTCCCGATGCCCCCAGCAGGTGCTCCTGGAAGCTGGGCAGGCCCCTCGCGGAGTCTCCGCATCACCACACTGCCTT GGCGAAATCCCCCAAAATCTTGCCGGATATCCTGAAGAAAATTGGGGACACCCCCATGGTGCGAATCAACAAGATTGGCAAGAAGTTTGGCCTGAAGTGCGAGCTCT TGGCCAAGTGTGAGTTCTTCAACGCGGGTGGGAGCGTGAAGGACCGCATCAGCCTGCGCATGATCGAGGACGCCGAGCGGGCGGGGACTCTGAAGCCCGGGGACACCATCATTGAGCCGACGTCCGGGAACACCG GGATCGGGCTGGCCCTGGCTGCCGCCGTGAAGGGCTACCGCTGCGTCATCGTGATGCCGGAGAAGATGAGCATGGAGAAG GTGGATGTGCTGCGGGCCCTTGGGGCCGAGATCGTGAGGACGCCCACCAACGCCCGGTTTGACTCCCCCGAGTCGCACGTGGGGGTGGCGTGGAGGCTGCACAACGAGATCCCCAATTCCCACATCCTGGACCAG TACCGCAACGCCAGCAACCCGCTGGCTCACTACGACACCACCGCCGAGGAGATCCTGCAGCAGTGTGACG GGAAGCTGGACATGTTGGTGGCTTCGGCGGGCACGGGTGGCACCATCACGGGCATCGCCAGGAAGCTGAAGGAGAAATGCCCGGGGTGCAAA ATCATTGGGGTGGATCCGGAGGGCTCCATCCTAGCAGAGCCCGAGGAGCTGAACCAGTCAGAGCAGACCGCGTACGAGGTGGAGGGGATTGGCTACGACTTCATCCCCACGGTGCTGGACCGGACG GTGGTGGACAAGTGGTTCAAGAGCAACGACGAGGAGGCCTTCGCCTTCGCCCGCATGCTGATCGCGCAGGAGGGTCTGCTGTGCG GTGGCAGCGCCGGCAGTGCCGTGTCGGTGGCCGTGAAGGCTGCCCAGGAGCTGCAGGAGGGCCAGCGCTGCGTGGTGATCCTGCCCGACTCCGTGCGCAACTACAT GTCCAAGTTCCTGAGTGACAAGTGGATGCTTCAGAAgggcttcctgaaggaggaggACTTCACGGTGACCAAGCCGTG GTGGTGGCACCTCCAAGTTCAGGAGCTGAGCCTGTCGGCGCCGCTGACGGTGCTGCCCACGGTCACCTGCGAGCACGCCATCGAGATCCTGCGTGAGAAGGGCTTCGACCAGGTGCCCGTGGTGGATGAGTCAGG gatgATCCTGGGGATGGTGACCCTGGGGAACATGCTGTCGTCCCTGCGTGCCGGGAAGGTCCAGCCGTCAGACCAAGTGCAGAAAGTTCTCTACAAGCAGTTTAAGCAG ATCCACCTGACGGACCCACTGGGCAAGCTCTCGCACATCCTGGAGATGGACCACTTCGCCCTGGTGGTCCACGAGCAGATCCAGT GCCACGGCAGTGAGAAGTCCAGTAAGAGGCAGACGGTGTTCAGGGTCGTCACTGCCATCGACTTGCTGAACTTCGTGGCTGCCCGGGAGCGGGAGCAGAAGACCAAGTCAGGAAGCGGGCCGGAGCCCAGACCTGCCTCGGCCACGGTCCAGCTCTGA
- the LOC119867079 gene encoding uncharacterized protein LOC119867079: MSQAWQSSTLCQVCTTQLAVCKPCYVHLLKGPLHLSPVLPLRDGCQSHTLLLSAPRMCSPNIRLGIHTSDRRFQKCNRCLHPQVSKLRAVVLRLQRAQGTGRPSTPHSWPHAQPQGPAPRGVQRCLGGSIPPPGRANRPPRPQVESSLQLRPPNRRDTRPEGGRNSREHLTDDLSPEGGWALRLRLGLDSVTPAASSWGLNHPAPAREARLLHPPAPDRRTWASRLRTRPRALETP; the protein is encoded by the exons ATGAGTCAGGCCTGGCAGTCCAGCACGCTGTGTCAA GTGTGCACAACCCAGCTGGCAGTGTGCAAACCATGCTACGTGCACCTCCTGAAGGgccccctccacctctcccccgTCCTCCCGCTCCGGGACGGATGCCAATCCCACACCCTCCTCCTGTCTGCGCCAAGGATGTGCTCACCGAACATTCGCCTGGGAATACACACCTCTGACCGAAGGTTCCAGAAATGCAATCGCTGCCTACACCCTCAGGTTTCTAAACTACGGGCCGTGGTTCTCAGGCTGCAGCGAGCCCAAGGCACTGGGCGCCCATCCACCCCGCATTCCTGGCCCCACGCCCAGCCCCAGGGCCCGGCTCCCCGGGGGGTCCAGAGGTGCTTAGGAGGCAGCATTCCACCCCCGGGCCGGGCGAACAGGCCTCCACGCCCACAGGTGGAGTCCAGCCTCCAACTGCGGCCTCCCAACAGGAGGGACACCCGGCCAGAGGGAGGCCGGAACAGCAGGGAGCACCTCACAGACGACCTCAGCCCCGAGGGAGGCTGGGCCCTCAGGCTGAGGCTGGGCCTTGATTCAGTGACTCCAGCTGCATCCTCTTGGGGGCTCAATCATCCTGCCCCAGCCCGGGAGGCCCGCCTGCTCCACCCGCCCGCTCCAGACAGGAGGACATGGGCCTCCCGACTCCGGACCAGGCCTCGGGCGCTGGAAACCCCCTGA